A region of the Phaseolus vulgaris cultivar G19833 chromosome 11, P. vulgaris v2.0, whole genome shotgun sequence genome:
GAATGAATACCGAGAACATTGGAAAGCTTTGCAAACTCCTCTCAAATGTGGGGCTAGGGGAAGTAAAATTCTTATCACAACACGCAGTCACAGAGTTGCTTCTATCATGGAGTCAAACAATATTTACAAACTAGAGCAATTACAAGAAGATCATAGCTGGCAAGTTTTTGCTAGACATGCATTCGAAGATGCTAACTCTAAGTCAAATTCTGTGTTGGAGGAGATTGGCAAGAAGATAGTTGAAAAGTGCCAAGGACTGCCTTTGGCTATTGAAACGGTAGGACGTCTTTTACGGTCAAAGTCATCTGTTTCAGAGTGGGAAGATGTACTGAGTAGCAACATATGGGACTTACCAATAAACGATAGTAATGTCATCCCCGCTTTGTTATTGAGCTATTACCATCTTCCTTCTCATCTCAAGAGATGTTTTGCTTATTGTGCGTTATTCCCCAAAGGCCACATATTTGACAAGGAGTACTTAATTTTCTTATGGATGTCTGAAAATTTTCTACAATGCTCTCAGCAGAGTAAGTCTCCAGAAGAAGTAGGTGAACAATACTTCAATGATCTATTATCAAGGTCATTCTTTCAGCAGTCAATTGGGTTATTCCAAAATTGTTTTGTAATGCACAACCTTCTGATTGATTTAGCAAAATATGTTTCTGGTGAAATCTGTTACAGGTTAGGTGTTGATAGAGCAAAAAGAGTACCAAACACCACCCGTCACTTTTCAATTGTAAATCATTCTTTTCAATGTGATGAGTATAGGAGTTTATTAGAAGTTAAAAGGTTGCGGACATTTTTGTCCAGATTTGGGAATTATGGGATGTCAATACAAGAGTTGATCACCAACTTTAAGTTCTTACGGGTCTTGTCtttgtcttgctgttttaacGTAAAAGAGGTGCCTGATAATATAGCCGATCTTATACATCTCCGTTCATTAGACCTTTCAAGCACACTCATAAAGAGACTTCCTGACTCAATATGTTCACTCTATAACTTGCAAGTGTTGAAGCTAAACAACTGTAGGGCTTTGAAGGAGCTGCCCTCAACTTTGCATGAGCTCACTAAGTTGCGTCACCTTGAACTTAAGGGAACTACTTTAAGAAAGGCTCCAATTCTCTTAGGAAAGTTGAAGAATCTTCAAGTATGGATGGGTGGGTTTGAGGTTGGCAAAAGTAGTAGTGAGTTCAATATTCAACAACTAGGAGAACTTGATCTGCAACCAAGACATTTGGAGCAATTGTCAATCCTTAACTATTGTGGCACACAATTTCCAGGTTGGTTATCTGATAAGTTTCTATTGAATATGTTGTCCTTAACCTTGAAAGACTGCAAATATTGTCAACGATTGCCTTCTTCCCTTGGACTTTTGACATTTCTCAAGAAATTGGAAATTGGCGGACTTGATTACATTGTGAGTATAGATGCTGATTTTTACGGGAATAACTCTTCTACATTTGCATCCTTGGAAACGTTGTGGTTTACTAATATGAAGGAATGGAAAGAATGGCAATGCATGACAGGTGCTTTTCCAAGACTTCAAAgtctttttctaattaattgTCCCAAACTGAAAGGACACTTGCCAGAGCACCTTCCTCATTTAAAAGAACTAACTATTGTTGAATGCGAACAACTTGTGGCTTCGACTCCCAGGACAGTAGAAATTGAAGGAGTGAATATGAAGACATCTTCATTTGATACGCTCCTATCTCATACTCCTCTAGAATACTTGGGTATTCGCCGTTGTCCGGGCATGAATATTCCCAGAAACCATTGCTACCATTTCCTCGTAGAGTTGATTATCAATGAATGTTGTTGTTACTCCCTCACAAACTTCTATTTAGACTTATTCCCAAAACTCCGCAACCTTATTTTATACGGATGTCATAACCTACAGATGATATCACAAGGGCACTCTCAATGTCATTTGAAGTCTCTAACAATTGAAAAATGCTCTGAGTTTGAATCATTTCCCAATAGAGGATTAGTTGCACCGGAGCTAGAGACATTTTACATTAGAGGATTGGAGAAATTGAAATCAATGCCTAAACGCATGTCTACCCTCCTTCCATCTCTTAATAATCTAGATATATGTAATTGTCCAAGACTGGAGTTGTCTGAGGGATGTTTGCCATCAAATCTAAAAGAAATGCGTCTTTTGAATTGCTCCAAACTTGTTGCCTCACTAAAGAAGGGGGTTTACGAAACTAACCCTTCCCTAAAATTCTTGTCTATTCAAAAGGACTATGTAGAGTGTTTTCCGGATGAAGGTTTGCTCCCACTCTCTCTTACTGAGCTAAATATAAAAGATTGTCGAAATCTTAAGAAACTAGAGTACAGGGGTCTCTGACACCTCTCCTTTCTTCAGACAATGACTCTTCAAAATTGTCCAATACTTCAATGCTTGCCAGAGGAGGGTCTACCAAAATCCATTTCACAACTCAGAATTGAAGATTGTCCTTTGCTCAAAGAACGATGCAAGAAACAAGGAGGTGAAGACTGGGAAAAGATTGCTCACATTAAAACTATATGGTTTGATAGGGAAAGACTGAGAAAAGATTGCTCACATTAAAACTATGTGGCTTGAGAGGGAAGTAGTGAACATATAAGACGAAGCACAAATTGGAAATTCCTAAGGCACCAATTCTCATATGCCTACATTTTCATCAGGTGCCAATTCTTCACATTATCTTTTAAGCATTTCAGATACAATGTTATTTAGTGCAAATACTTTAATCTCTAGTTCACCATTTTCTTCACGCATCAACTTCTCCTCTTTTTTATGTCTTATTATCAATATTCTGTTTTGAAGTTGAATCACAATGGTTATATTTAGGGAACATGGAAAATGGTGAAGGGGCGACGTGTGAAAGTTGTGGCGCCAATTTTGCACTTTGTAGTTGGGAGTAGTCTCGGTTTCATTCAGTTGTTGGATAAAGTTGTTTTCTTACCCACTCTGTTTTCTCCTTTGTTCATACTTATATGAttcttttcaaataatttattttgaaagcCAATTGGATTCAATCTTCTCCATAAAGAATAGAAACTATTATTGAAGTGTATGTTTTTCTGAGACTAGTAGTTTCATTCTCAAATACCCATATCATTAACAATATCACCAACCTCAGAGTTCTCAACTTTTGTGACACTAAACCATGCTTTTTAGGGCGTCAAAGGTTAATTTGTcactaaaagaaatattttaatagtaactaatttatatatataaaaaaagtttttatatagtactaatttaaatactattttataaactaaaaacacTATTGGTTACTAAATCttaatttaaatactattttataaactaaaaacacTATTGGTTACTAAATCTCATTCTCTCGTTATTCTTTATCACTCTTGTTTTGATTCTCACTCTCAATCTCATTCAATTGGTTCATCTCACTGTCTTTTTCCTTGTTCAAGTTCAGGTAAGTCATTCTCAATCTCTATATCTCGTGCTTACGACTCACAATATTATCGATGACGGTGCTCAAACGCAATATGATCTTCAGTGTCTTAGGCTTCAAGTTGTTCGCACAATTAGGTAgggttttttattttgattttatttttagcaTGTTTAATGATTCTTATACTAGAGTTTTGATGGGGGAAATATTTTCCCGTATACCTAATCacatattgataaaaatgtggTAGGTCCTGTATTCATGCTTGGCAGATTTTTGACATCTTTGTTGTGGGGAGCTATAGCTGATCGCATTGATCGAAAACCTGTTATACTTGCAGGGACCATTTCAGTGTAAGTATACATGTCAATGAACTGCATGCTTAGCTTTGAAGATTCCCATAATTATCAATGCTTACTTCATTTCAGTGTCATTTTCAACACACTATTTGGCCTTAGCAAAAGTTTTTGGACGGCTATTCTTACGAGATTTCTTCTGGGAAGTTTCAATGGTTTTTTAGGACCAGTGAGGGTATCATATCTTTAACTCCTACTATTTCACACTTTCTTGTTTTTTCCACCAGTACTTGGAAGGTATTAtgtattttaaagtattttgaAGGTATTATGTATTAATATAGGTTTTATCTATTGATATATCAGGGGTAGGAGATTTGGAATCCTTAAAGTTCTATGCTGACTTGTGTACATATCTCATCTTACAAGAAAACAAGTAATTAGCTTCCAAATTTTTGCGTGGGTCATTTACGGATGCTACTATTGTCGATCAAAATGGCGAAAAATCCATGCAACAATGACATTCGACGCAAAACAGACATACTTatggatttattttttttaaagaaaagtcCAGTCTGCGTCGGCCACGCATACGCGTCCGCCACAGGTCACGcatgtttatattttagaattttaaaattatttatctaaatttatttaatgtataacaaatattttaatatttaattctttattgtatttattttaaaattatttctttaatattataataaattatttaatttatcaatttttaatataaattagttaaattaaatttattaaattaattaagtgtttgatttaaaattaattgagtaaaagaaaagatgtatttaaattatttaaatgttatataaaatattttattattttaaagattatttattttatttatatattgtcatatataaattaaacaatatagattattatttgttatatattttaaaataactttttgttgtagaaatgaaatgaattatttttttttgtataaattgaatttaattgttttgtataaattaaagattttttttttataaattatatattattttttatacattaaatttatttatttattgtataaatttaaaataaaatgaattgaatttttgaaagttttaatataatttttattaaattatatttaagctacatatttaagaaaatttttACGTGCCCtacattaataatatgtataataaaaatcataatataacaAAAGAACTTGGCTGCTGTAGTGGTTAATAATGTGTAGATAATAATaagaaatagataaaaaaagatgaaataataattaataaattaaaaataaaatatgttgcattatatatgaaaatttatttttttatccctTTATGCATCGTCCATTTGCGTGGGTTTGACCCACGCAACCTGCGTCCAACTCACTAGCCCACGCTATAGCTTTCAAGGTTTTTTCGTCCAACTGTAACCAACGCAAATCCGACGCATAAGCGTCCGTTTTTGGCCCACGTTATATCCTTGTTTTCTTGTAGAATTGATTACTTAGACTTTCAGAAAATTGAATAGCAGTTGGTATAAGTTTAATTTCCTGCATCTTAAAGGAGGGAGGAGATTTACATATCTTTTAGCATCAACCATTTATTCCTAAAATATGAGTAGTGGCAATATGATTTAATGAATCGTGGTGAATGCCAAAGTTTTAAAATGTTGACAAAAGAATATCAAATAAGTTTTTAACAATGaacgagttggtagtctcggcgtgaggggtgtgttggaaatcccatatcgactagagattagagtctttcatagtatataagtgggtgcaaacctcacctcattgagctgattttatgagattgagttaggcttaaagcccacttcttaacatggtatcaaagccatttcgagcctatcttAGCGAGGGGGTGTGTTgaaaatcccacatcgactagagattaaagtataacaaaAGTATTTTGATCACCCCATTTGATAATGTAGACCATAACTATCATTTAGTTATTTTCTAAGGATTTATTATAACGTCTAACACCTTATTATTAGATGTTTAGACTGGTCTAATACATCCTATATATAACTGTATAGATTACTGTTAAactgaataaatatttttatttggttttgttgttttcaaaacataaactcATAATTTTTATATCTAATGATTACGAGACCGTATAATAAGATCACCTACTGATAAAAGTTATGactcaattttataagatttttctttttatttgtttaaactCGTCTAACTTCTAATTGATTACTTTTAATCAAAATCAAAGGTTGAACAAGGATTTCTATGTATTAAATCTAAACGCATAAGAAGAGTCTTTTCCAAAACGagattgaattttgaagtaatgATTATGAATACAATCAAAGTAATTGCGTGTTATTGAAGATTTATTTACTATAATAACTgatttgaatataaattaatttttgaaattatttacaaattaaggtttttaaaaaaatcgaaTTGAGTACATCTAGTAAATCTAAAATCCTGCCTTGGAATTTATTTAAAACCATTTTGGAATATATGATTTTCTACATTTGTTGTAATGTAACTAACATAGAATGTAGCTTTCAACATTGGTTTAATAGATGGCCTTTACATTGAATATGGAATATTATTGtactttacatttttttataatcaactactcatatttttttatatatataaatgattctAAGACTTATCTATCATGTTTTTAACATCTGTGAATGATTATTTCCACCGTGGAGCTTATAAATAGAAGAGAACTGTTTGAACAAATATTATTCCAACAAATTATcctctttaaaatatttattcaattttcatgaagttgctcaaattcatttatttttcatcacgttcaataaactttccatttgttttgtaaataaaataaaatcatataatatGTTTCAAATTCTTAATATATGACCAACTTGGaatattaaatgattttgtCATTAAATCTTATACTTAATAAGTTAAAGTTTTTAGTTTTCTATTATCTTTTGTTAATTTATTGTTCACTTCTTTGTTAAGTTATTATATTGTCACATAATTTAAACTATTAAATAATCATCTACATTCAAGtttttttatactaatattgatatttattgTTCACTTCTTTGTTAAGTTATTATATTGTCACATAATTTAAACTATTAAATAATCATCTACATTCAAGtttttttatactaatattGATATGACATGTGaccatatattataaaaaatatatattattatgataacaaatattaaagaataaaaaaacttgaaagaaataaagtatacattagtatttatttaagaaCGCAAACAAAAGAAATTTAACTTATTAGACACtcaatttgaaaaagaaaacactGTTGAACACTAATAATATTTCCTCTGTTCGATTCACACTCTATTACGAGATATTGTGTTGAAAGTAATAAGTGGGTTGTGTCTTTATTCACAAAGTAAGACACCAAATAGTGTGAACCACATGGTGCTGTCGGCAATAATCTTCAACCGCTACTACTTCCAGCCCATCACTCCTTTATTGAACAAAATCCTCAGTCCTTCATTCACGTCACTCAGCTTCACTTCCAATTTTCAGaaccctttcttctctttcatttcCCCACTTCCTTTCTAACCATGCCACTCCTTCAAACTCTTGGAGGTGCTCTTTTTGGAGCTGTTCTCCAGGTCCTATTTCACAAGCTCGATTCTAATCAAGTTCTGGACTACTTTCGTGGGAGAAAGCTGGATGAGAAGCTGCTCAAAAATATGAGGAGGAAGTTGGTGTCCATCAATGCTGTGGTTGATGATGCAGAACTAAAGAAGTTCAGAAATCCATATGTTAAATCATGGCTTGATGATGTCAGAGACGTGTTGCTGGACACAgaggatctgctggatgaaatAGACTATGAATTCTCCAAAACTGAGTCACAACTTCAATACCAAACCAGTTCTAACAAGGTACGCACTCTTGAATCCAAGTTGAAAGAACTCCTAGATGACCTTGAATCTCTGTTAAACCAAAAGGATGATCTAGGTCTGAAAAATGTTGGTGGTGTGGGATCGGAATTGGGTAATAAAGTGTTAGAGAAAAGAAATGAATCTTCATCGTTGGTGGCTGAAGAGGTTATTTATGGCAGAGATGAGGATAAAGAAATCATCCTTGATTGGTTGACATCTGAGAGTAATAATCATAATCAACTCTCAATACTTTCTATTGTGGGCATGGCGGGATGGGTAAGACCACACTTGCTCAGCATGTGTACAATGATCCAATCATACAGGCTAAATTTCCTATCAAAGTCTGGGCTTGTGTCTCTGATGAATTCGATGTTTTTAAGTTAACCAGAACAATTCTTGAGGCAATTCATAAGTCAACTGATGATAGCAGAAACCTAGAAATGGTTCAGGGACGATTGAAAGAATCATTGACAGGAAGGAATTTTCTTCTAGTTCTTGATGATGTTTGGAACGATCACCGAGACCAATGGAAATCATTGCAAACTCCTCTTAAATATGGTGCTAAGGGAAGTAAAGTTCTTGTCACAACACGCATTAACAAAGTTGCTTCTACCATGGAGTCAAACAAGATTCACCAACTAAAGCAATTACGAAAAGATCATAGTTGGCAAGTTTTTGCTGCACATGCATTTCAATATGATAACTCTAAGTCGAATTCTGTGTTGGAGGACATTGGCATGAAGATAGTTGAAAAGTGTCAAGGACTACCTCTGGCCCTTGAAACGATAGGATGTCTTTTACGGTCAAAGTCATCAGTTTCAGAGTGGGAAGGCTTACTGAGAAGCAACACATGGGACTTACCAATAGAAGATAGTAAAATCATCCCCGCTTTGTTATTGAGTTATTACCATCTTCCTTCTCATCTCAAGAGATGTTTCGCTTATTGTGCGTTATTCCCCAAAGGACATATGTTTGACAAGGAGAGCTTAATTTTCTCATGGATGGCTGAAAATTTTCTACAATGCTCTCGACAGAGTAAGTCTCTAGAAGAAGTAGGTGAACAATATTTTAATGATATGTTATCAAGGTCATTCTTTCAAAAGTCAATTATACAAGATATAATGTACAACAAAACACGTTTTGTGATGCATGACCTTCTAAATGATTTAGCAAAATATGTTTCTGGTGAAATGTGCTACAGGTTGGGTGTTGATAGACCAGGAAGCGTACCAAAGACTACCCGTCACTTTTCAACGATAAAGAATCCTGTAGAATGTGATGAGTATAGGAGTTTATGTGATTCTAAAAAGCTACGAACATTTATGTCCATATCCAGGAATTGTGGGATGTCAATACAAGAGTTGGTCTCCAACTTTAAGTGCTTACGACTCTTATCTTTGTTTGATTGTCATAACATAAAAGAGGTGCCTGACACTATAGCCGATCTTATACATCTCTGTTCATTAGACCTTTCAAGCACATGCATAAAAACACTTCCCAACTCAATATGTTCACTCTATAACTTGCAAGTGTTGAAGCTAAACTATTGTTCCCATTTGAAGGAGCTACCCTCGAATTTGCATGAGCTCACTAAGTTGCGTCTCCTTGAACTTATTGGAACTTCATTAAGAAAGGCTCCAGTTATTTTAGGAAAGTTGAAATACCTTCAAGTATGGATGGGTGGGTTTGAGGTTGGCAAAAGCGATGAGTCCAATATTGAACAACTAGGAGAACTTGATGTTCACGGAGAGCtgtcaattaaaaatattgaaaatatggTGAATCCCTATGATGCATTGGAAGTGGATTTGaagactaaaaaaaatcttGTGGGGTTACATTTAAAATGGAGTTTGGAGTGCAACAATGACGAATCAATAAAGGAAAGAGAAATACTAGAGAATCTGCAACCATGCAGACATTTGGAGAAGTTGTCAATTGATGGCTATGGTGGAACACAATTTCCCCATTGGTTATCTGACAATTCTCTATTGAATGTGGTTTCCTTAACTTTGATGAACTGTAAACATTGCTTGCAGTTGCCTTCCCTTGGAATTTTAACATTTCTCAAGTACTTGAAAATTTACGGCCTTCATCAGATAGTGCAGATAGATGCTAACTTTTACGGGAATAGCTCATATGCATTTGCATCCTTGGAAACGTTGatctttgatgatatgaaggAATGGGAAGAATGGGAATGCAACACAAGTGCTTTTCCAAGTCTTCAACATCTTTCTATGTGGAATTGTCCGAAATTTAAAGGGCACTTGTTAGAACACCTTTCTCATTTAAAGTATCAAACTATTGATGTTTGCAAACAACTTGAGACTTCGAATATAGAAATTGAAGGTGTGAAGATGGAGACATTTTCATTTGATATGCTCTTATCTCATACTCCTCTTCAatccttaaatattttttgttgtcCAAGCATGAACATTCCCATAAATCATTCCTACCATTTTCTTGTAGAATTGCGTATCATTCAATGTTGTGACTCTCTCACTAACTTCCCTCTAGACTTGTTTCCAAAACTTTCTTACCTTCGTTTAAACGAATGTCATAACCTGCAGATGATATCTCAAGGGCACCCTCACGGTCATTTGAAGAGTCTGACAATTAGAAAATGCTCTAAATTTGAATCATTTCCCAATGAAGGATTATTTGCACCTCAGCTAGAGAGTTTTTGGATTGAAGGATTGGAGAAATTGAAATCAATGCCTAAACGTATGCCTGCCCTCCTTCCATCTCTTAATAATCTGTATATAAATAATTGTCCAGAAGTGGAGTCGTCTGACGGATGTCTGCCATCAAATCTAAAACACATTTCTCTCTTGAATTGCTCCAAAGTTGTTGCCTCACTAAAGAAGGGGGTTTGGGAAACCAACCCTTCCATAAAATCCTTGT
Encoded here:
- the LOC137828258 gene encoding putative disease resistance RPP13-like protein 1; the encoded protein is MPDLETLGGALFGALLQLLVDKLDSPPLLHYFRGRKLDELLKNLRSKLVSINTVIDDAEQNQFRSPYVKAWHDEVRDVLLDTEDLLDEIDYEFSKTELKAEYQSSASKVSSFESKMKELLDLLESLLNQKIVQDFKISSGVGSGLANNVLWKTNESSSLVAQEIIYGRDEDKQIILKWLTFEKNNLSILSIVGMGGIGKTALAQHVYNDPMINAIFSIKVLVCVSGEFDVFLLTQRILESICMETDNSRNLEMVQGKLKEKLKGKKFLLVLDDVWNEYREHWKALQTPLKCGARGSKILITTRSHRVASIMESNNIYKLEQLQEDHSWQVFARHAFEDANSKSNSVLEEIGKKIVEKCQGLPLAIETVGRLLRSKSSVSEWEDVLSSNIWDLPINDSNVIPALLLSYYHLPSHLKRCFAYCALFPKGHIFDKEYLIFLWMSENFLQCSQQSKSPEEVGEQYFNDLLSRSFFQQSIGLFQNCFVMHNLLIDLAKYVSGEICYRLGVDRAKRVPNTTRHFSIVNHSFQCDEYRSLLEVKRLRTFLSRFGNYGMSIQELITNFKFLRVLSLSCCFNVKEVPDNIADLIHLRSLDLSSTLIKRLPDSICSLYNLQVLKLNNCRALKELPSTLHELTKLRHLELKGTTLRKAPILLGKLKNLQVWMGGFEVGKSSSEFNIQQLGELDLQPRHLEQLSILNYCGTQFPGWLSDKFLLNMLSLTLKDCKYCQRLPSSLGLLTFLKKLEIGGLDYIVSIDADFYGNNSSTFASLETLWFTNMKEWKEWQCMTGAFPRLQSLFLINCPKLKGHLPEHLPHLKELTIVECEQLVASTPRTVEIEGVNMKTSSFDTLLSHTPLEYLGIRRCPGMNIPRNHCYHFLVELIINECCCYSLTNFYLDLFPKLRNLILYGCHNLQMISQGHSQCHLKSLTIEKCSEFESFPNRGLVAPELETFYIRGLEKLKSMPKRMSTLLPSLNNLDICNCPRLELSEGCLPSNLKEMRLLNCSKLVASLKKGVYETNPSLKFLSIQKDYVECFPDEDNDSSKLSNTSMLARGGSTKIHFTTQN